The nucleotide sequence CCATAACCACCTCCAACCTCTGCCTTACTTCCCAAATGGCCCTTTTTACTGTGCCTTAAGTGCCCCAAACTGTCTTCAACCTCTGCCTTAATAACCCCCAAACCGCCTTCAACCACTGTCTTACTAACCCAAATGGCCCTTTTACTGTGTCTTACGTGCCCCAAACTGTCTTCAACCTCTGCCttaatacccccccccccccaaccgcCTTCAACCACTGCCTTACTAACCCAAATGGCCCTTTTACTGTGTCTTACGTGCCCCAAACCGTCTTAAACCTCTGCCTTAATAACCCCCAAACCGCCTTCAACCACTGCCTTACTAACCCAAATGGCCCTTTTACTGTGTCTTACGTGCCCCAAACCGTCTTAAACCTCTGCCTTAATAACCCCCAAACCGCCTTCAACCACTGTCTTACTACCCAAATGGCACTTTTTATCCTGCCTTAATAACCCCCAAACCGCCTTCAATCTCTGCCTTAATAACCACCAAACCGCCTTCAACCTCTGCCTTAATAACCCCCAAACCACCTTCAACCTCTGCCTTAATAACCCCCAAACCACCTTCTACCTCTGCCTTACTATCCAAATGGCCCTTTTTATTGTGCCTTACGTGCCCCAAACCGTCTTCAACCTCTGCCTTAATAACCCCCAAACCGCCTTCAACCATTGCCTTACTAGAATAGCCCGACAGCTCAGCGTTTGTGTCAGTCCATAAAAACTCTCCCTGCACCTGCTGATCGGACAAGCCGATCCACCAGCCGGCCTCATGAGGAACTAAAACATCAAATAGACACGTCCAAAAGAATCAAGGTTACCAAACATTATCTgtaccaaaacaaaacataatttcttaTGAAGGTTTGAAGATAGTACGAGACCTTAATCCAAACAGTATATGAGTATTTAATGAAGAAAATACCAAATGATCAATAATCTGTTTACGATATAACTCTAGATGTCATGAAGAGAACAAATCGTCAGTTACTTCCCTTGAACAATGAAGTAGATGCATCATATTCAAAAtagtataattttcaaaaagttgAAACCAGTTTTGTCGAACGCGTGAGGACTTGGGGAAGAACAATCTTCAAGATAACAAACATTCGGGGTCGTAATATAGTACCAGAAAATCGAGATAAGTTCTTAATAATGAGGAGCAATAGTCCGTTAAACCAAATGGAACACTTGTAGTTATAATTCGGGCAGAAAATCAAGAGCTGTCCTCGTTAAAAAACTCTATTTACTATAGCGAATGATATATTACTTACTAAATGCTCGCAGACGATCAATGATGAAGTTGTTTTCGGATGCAGATTCAATATGTATCAAGTGGGATTTCAGGCTCTGACAGTAATGCTAGAACAAAAACGAGGTAGTGTTTTTAGAAGTATCGTGCAACATAAGACTGCCAAAAGAGAAGGGAGTGatatttgaaataagctacATAGTGCTACCAAAAGAGGAGGCagtgtattttgaaataaggaTAGAGCTCCTTAGTTCTGCCAAAAGAAAAGGGagtgtattttgaaataaggtATCAAACAACGTAGTGCTGCCAAAACCAAGGGAGCAAATTTGATATAATGTATCAAGCAACATAGTGCTGCCAAATGGAACAGTTATATATAACAGCTCTTTACACATAGAACTTGCAAGAAGGAGAAAACATACTTTTTGCAgaatatgttatttaatttgtacatgtatttgagaTGAAGCGTGTTCATCTTTGACCGATATGGCCTACAAGTCGATGACCGGTTTACAAATACAAGGCAAACTTACCTCAGCTTCTATGAAGGAAAACGGGGTGTGGTAGAAGAAGTAGCATGACCCATCTCTTGCCACCCAGTTGTTAGGACAAGACGTGAACGTATTCGCCCCTGCAAGAAAAAAGTACAACTCATCGTCAGATATTCCAGACTCTCGACTACGCTCTGTGCTTCATCACCATCGGATACTGATTGATCATCGTTGGATACCTCTGGAACTCGATTACGCACTTCATCATTGTCGGATATCCCTGGTTCTCGACAAGGCTCTGCGCTTCATAATCGCCGGATGCAACTTTATTATCGCCGGGAAACCCTGGTTCTAGACTAAGCTCTGCATATCTTCGATTGATATAGCTTAATAATCGGTGGATACTCCCGTTACGCGATATTCCGCTCTGAGCTTCATGACTGTGGGATATTGCTTCAGCAATGTCGAATAACTCTGTTTCTCCTTTACGCTCGGCGCTTCATCAGTCACGGATACCGCTTCAGCAATGTCCGATATCCCCGGTTCTCGATACCGTCGGATATCCCTGTTTTTCGGTTACGCTCTGACTTAATAACCGTCGGATATCCCTGTTTTTCGGTTACGCTCTGACTTAATTACCGTCGGATATCCCTGTTTTTCGGTTACGCTCTGCACTTATTCACCGTCGGATATCCCTGTTTTTTGGTAACGCTCTGACTTAATAACCGTCGGATATCCCTGTTTTTCGGTTACGCTCTGCACTTCATCACCGTCGGATATCCCTGGTTCTCGATAACACTCTGCACTTCGTCACCGTCGGATATCCCTGGTCCTCGATAACACTCAGCACTTCATCACCGTCGGATATCCGTGGTTCTCAATAACACTCAGCACTTCATCACCGTCGGATATCCCTGTTTCTCGGTTACGCTTTGCACTTTATCACCGTCGGATATCCCTGTTTTCGGTTACGCTCTGCACTTAATCACCGTCGGATATCCCTGTTTCTCGGTTACGCTTTGCACTTAATTACCGTCGGATATCCCTGTTTCTCGGTTACGCTTTGCACTTAATTACCGTCGGATTACCCTGTTTCTCGGTTACGCTTTGCACTTAATTACCGTCGGATATCCCAGTTTTTCGGTTACGCTTTGCACTTAATTACCGTCGGATATCCCTGTTTCTCGGTTACGCTTTGCACTTAATTACCGTCGGATATCCCAGTTTCTCGGTTACGCTTTGCACTTAATTACCGTCGGATATCCCTGTTTCTCGGTTACGCTTTGCACTTAATTACCGTCGGATATCCCTGTTTCTCGGTTACGCTTTGCACTTAATTACCGTCGGATATCCCTGTTTCTCGGTTACGCTCTGCACTTAATTACCGTCGGATATCCCTGTTTCTCGGTTACGCTTTGCACTTAATTACCGTCGGATATCCCAGTTTTTCGGTTACGCTTTGCACTTAATTACCGTCGGATATCCCAGTTTCTCGGTTACGCTCTGCACTTAATCACCGTCGGATTTCCCTTTTTTTCGGTTACGCTCTGCACTTAATCACCGTCGGATATCCCTGTTTCTCGGTTACGCTTTGCACTTAATTACCGTCGGATATCCCTGTTTCTCGGTTACGCTTTGCACTTAATCACCGTCGGATATCCCTGTTTCTCGGTGACGCTCTGCACTTAATCACCGTCGGATATCCCTGTTTCTCGGTGACGCTCTGCACTTAATTACCGTCGGATATCCCTGTTTCTCGGTTACGCTTTGCACTTAATCACCGTCGGATATCCCTGTTTCTCGGTTACGCTCTGCACTTAATCACCGTCGGATATCCCTGTTTCTCGGTTACGCTCTGCACTTAATCACCGTCGGATATCCCTGTTTCTCGGTTACTCTTTGCACTTAATTACTGTCGGATATCCCTGTTTCTCGGTTACGCTTTGCACTTAATTACAGTCGGATATCCCAGTTTCTCGGTTACTCTTTGCACTTAATTACCGTCGGATATCCCTGTTTCTCGGTTACTCTTTGCACTTAATTACCGTCGGATATCCCAGTTTCTCGGTTACGCTTTGCACTTAATTACCGTCGGATATCCCTGTTTCTCGGTTACGCTTTGCACTTAATTACCGTCGGATATCCCTGTTTCTCGGTTACGCTTTGCACTTAATTACCGTCGGATATCCCTGTTTCTCGGTTACGCTTTGCACTTAATTACCGTCGGATATCCCTGTTTCTCGGTTACGCTCTGCACTTAATCACCGTCGGATATCCCTGTTTCTCGGTTACGCTTTGCACTTAATTACAGTCGGATATCCCTTTTTTTTCGGTTACGCTCTGCACTTAATTACCGTCGGATATCCCTGTTTCTCGGTTACGCTCTGCACTTAATCACCGTCGGATTTCCCTTTTTTTTCGGTTACGCTCTGCACTTAATTACCGTCGGATATCCCTGTTTCTCGGTTACGCTCTGCACTTAATTACCGTCGGATATCCCTGTTTCTCGGTGACGCTCTGCACTTAATCACCGTCGGATATCCCTGTTTCTCGGATACGCTTTGCACTTAATCACCGTCGGATATCCCTGTTTCTCGGTGACGCTCTGCACTTAATCACCGTCAGATATCCCTGTTTCTCGGTTACGCTTTGCACTTAATTACCGTCGGATAGCCCCGGTTCTCGATTACGCTCTGAGATAAGCAAACGATCTTCAACTCACAATGCAATTGGTAACTTCTCATTTAAGATTAAGTGCAGGTAGTGTTTCGCATGCTTTCTAACATAGATATCAGAATTATAAAACATCATACTGTTTCTTGTATGCAAATACTAAATCTCTTGGATGGTCTATTACAATGTCAATATTACATTCGTTATATAAAGCTCAATATGCTATGTTTCTGTGGGTCAGTttttattaagttatgtcaCTGAGTTCGACTTCTTATCTTTGTACGAAAATGAGTACAAACTTCATTTGTAATTATATGCTGCCAAAAGCTTATCACAGTAAGAATATAAACTAGTcacatgtatgttaaaataatgatatttttgtacTATAATATAGTAAAGTTTTATTTGCCCACTTAAGGAATATATTGCGGGGTTAATGTCAGGGGTATGAACGTAGTTGGGCTTGTTCGTCGGACGATACTTGCAATTGCCGTAAactgttcatttaaggaattgaaGAAGTTGAATAGGTAACTAGCCAGAAGAAAGATTTGGCAGGAAATTGAACAGAATATCAGGGGTAGGAGCAAGTTGTGGAAACATAACATTAGATTCATATTAGGTGGTCTCTCAAATGCCAAAAAGTGTTGTTTGTAAGCGTTTTAGGAGGTCTTTCTTATGACTTAATATGTTGTTAGTTAGCATTTGAGAAGGTCTCTCTGATGCCAAAATGTGTTGTTGCTATGCGTTTAAAAAGGTCTCTATCATGTCAAAATGCGTTGCTGAAATTCGCTTTAGGTGGTCTCTATTATGCCAAAATGTGTTGTTGCTATGCGTTTTAGAAGGTCTCTTTCATGTCAAAATGCGCTGCTGAAATGCGCTTGATGATGTCTCTATTATGCCTAAATGAGTTGCTGGTATGCGTTTAAGGAGGTCTCTATTATGCCTAAATGAGTTGCTGGTATGCGTTTCTGGAGGTCTCGAAAAGACCAAAATGTGTTCCTAAGATGCGTTTtaatgctacgtttacactatgttcccggtggccacggcagccccgtttcAGACAACCGTGGAGAAAACGGGATAAACGTGAGACAGCGCGGGGGAACGGGATACGCAAACGTGACAGACCGTTATTGCCGTGCATGCCGGGCCagaattttaaactgtcaaaaaaaTTGCCACGGCAGCCACGGCAGCCACGGTGTGGATGAGAAACGTAGTAGGTCGTAGTAAAACGGGGTAAACGCAATGACACGTGACAGTACGTGGCAGTACGTAATAGGCCGTTACACAACTTATAAATCGTCCGTAGGGGGGCGGGAATCATATGTAATCCCCGGCATCTGAAGTTCCTTTATAGTTTTGTCACGTCGTGCTTCGTTTTGTCACGGTTTTCACGGCAAGCTAGGGTGGACGATAGCCGTTTCGTTACGTTTCATTTGcggtgaaaacacaaaatcttcttcatcttgggaattcatgtttacttgtcGAAGTATTCTGATACAGTGATTGCTGTTGCCTGGGGGATTTTCTTTATACCGTGGACACAAACGTAATCCAAAGCTCTGCGGTGTTCGCGTTCGATGCATAGGAGGCCTTGACAAAACGTGGAAAACGCATCAGACCTTGATCAAGACGTGAACAACGTGAGGGATCCTATCAGAACGTATCGGACCGGGACGCAACGTACATGCATCCCTGGTAGACCGCGCCCGGACCTTAGTGCGCCTTGGACGAACCAATTTTTCGCCCCTACGGCTTGTCACGGTTACCTTGATAAAACGTGATGAAACTTAGCACAACctcacaaaacatgtttatggagacaaaaatggccaaaatccCACGGCGCAATACGTTTCGGGcaaacggggctgccgtggccaccgggaacatagtgtaaacgtagcattaGCGGTCTGTGTAACGCGAAAATGGGTTGCTTGGATAATTTTTTGAAGGTCTCTAAAATGTCAGAATGTCTTTCTGGGATAAATGATAGAAAGCACAAAAACTACTTACCACCATAAGTGCGACAAATACAGGACATGAAAATCACTCCTAACACAATTGCAGCCTTCATTATCACTGACGAATAGGTCAAAGACGCTTGATAAGAAAAGCACCTGTGACTGTGAGTTAGGTTTACTTGAGTTCAGAAGGGTCACCAAGGCTCTATATAGATAATTTATCGCCATATCtcaattttattacaaaaccTAAAGCATTTAATGTATACAACCCGAACCTTTCCACCACCCCACCTATATTATTGTACAATCATTTGTCCGagttttatagatattttaaaagcaatgtgGCCTTTTATGAATACAACTATACACGCAATAACGTGTTCCACGAAGCTTCTACGTATGTCAACAGATACGAGGATTTACCTTCTATGTCGGCAGATACGAATATTTACCTTCTATGTCGGCAGATATGAGGATTTACGTTTTATGTCGGCAGATACGAGGATTTACCTTCTATGTCGGCAGATACGAGGATTAACCTTCTATGTCGGCAGATATGAGGATTAACGTTTTATGTCGGCAGACACGAGGATTTATCTTCTATGTCGACAGATACGTTGAATTACCTTCTATGTCGACAGATACGAGGATTTACCTTTTATGTCGGCAGACACGAGGATTTATCTTCTATGTCGACAGATACGAGGATTTACCTTCTATATCGGCAGATACGAGGAGTTACCTTCTATGCTGGCAGATACGAGGATTTACCTTCTATGTCGGCAGATACAAGGGTTTACCTTCTATGTCGGCAGACACGAATTTACCTGCTATGTATCTGCCGAGAATTTACCTCCTATGTCGGCAGACACGAGGATTTATCTTCTATGTCGGCAGACACGAGGAATTATCTTCTATGTCGGCAGACACGAGGGTTTACCTTCTATGTCGGCAGACACGAGGGTTTACCTTCTATGTCGGCAGACACGAGGGCTTACCTTCTTTATCGGCAGATACGAGGATTTACCTTTTATGTCGGCAGATACGAGGGTTTAGTTTCTGTGTCGGCAGATACGAGGAGTTACCTTCTATGTCGGCAGATACGAGGATTTACCTTCTATGTCGGCAGACACGAATTTACCTTCTATGTATCTGCCGAGAATTTACCTTCTATGTCGGCAGACACGAGGATTTATCTTTTATGTCGGTAGACACGAGGATTTATCTTCTATGTCGGCAGACACGAGGGTTTACCTTCTATGTCGGCAGACACGAGGGCTTACCTTCTTTATCGGGAGATACGAGGATTTACCTTCTATGTCGGCAGATACGAGGATATATCTTCTATGTTGGCAGATACGAGGGTTTAGCTTCTTTGTCGCCAGATACGATGATTTATCTTCTATGTCGACAGACACGAGGATTTATCTTCTATGTCGGCAGACACGAGGGTTTACCTTCTATGTCGGCAGATACGAGGGGTTACCCTCTATGTCGGCAAAAACGAAGGCTTACCTTCTATGTCGGCAGATAGGAGGATTTTCTTTCTTTGTCGGCTGATACTAGGATTTACCTTCTATATCGGCAGATACGGAGATTTACCTTCTATGTCGGCAGATACGAGGGTTTACCTTCTATGTCGGCAGAAACGAGTATTTACCTTCTATGTCGGCAGAAACGAGGATTTACCATATTTGTTAACCATTAACGTTTTATAGATGCATACAACATAATCCAATAAAATCGATCGGGCGATGACGTACCTTTAATTTAAGGATATGGTGCAGTGAGCTATTGAAAATTAACTAAAAACTGATATATAACGATATGTCCACGCTATAACaaaaatgtgatatttgtaTCGTGTACAAGCGTGGATAAACGGTGCTCCTACTGGCATCAAATTCaacataatttcattcaaatcaaACTGCACTTGTCTGTACCGCAGCAAGACGTTAGCACAAGAATATAGTCCATATTAGCATAGACCTAGTACATTCACTGACTTTCAGGTAATGGAAATTTACGCATACAACCGTCGAATTGCATATCgaatttatttaaagtgacactcttattcaaaatcaatacaaacacagatataacaaacataaattttgagagataaaccttaaactacttactaaacaaTAGACTTTTGGAAATTAtcaattacttataacaagattatgaTCGTGTATTTACtagatgaaaacgcaaaaatattaaatgattggtgaatgctaaaagatttacactGATCtactattatttaatatgataggaaaaccgtgttttctgcacctttccttcaaattaaacttggcaTCCCTCATAAGAACCaatgtttttgacaattattcatcctttttggtatattaaaacaattgaattaaatgtgGTAATTccatttgggagtaagagtgcatctttaaaacaaatgtataaaaatattcttcttttcattttttttatttgactcgGATCGACCATACTCATTTCTTTATATTCAGATTGATTTGGAATAAATTGCAAACTTGTGCATGCCTCTATGtgtgttttgctatttttatcttacaatgCAAGCATTTCAAATAACCGCTTCCGTCGATTTAAGTGTCGTATTTAAAGAGAATGCATTGTGCATACGAGCGTCTTGTCAAGTATTGAATGGTTGATTATGGTTATGCCATAAACGCTGGCTTGCACTTGTACTACTTCTCATTCGAGATGTGACCTTTAATGAACTTGCTTTAGGGAAGTTATACacagtggcggatccaggaattcaTAACTGGGGTGTGGGCACAACCACCAAccttaaaacttttattttactgaggtatatatatatatatatatatatatatgtatatatatatatatatatatatatatatatatatatatatatatatatatatatatatatatatatatatatatatatatattatatatagtttacTTCCATATTAATGTTCACAATAAAAGATGTATAGCATCATTCAAGAGTACGAGGtatttgcttattttaaaacagaactTTTTTATACTTGCTacaaattcattattattaaccTGAATTATGAAATTCAAGACATCAAGACGTCAGTGAATCGTACACAACAAATTCGGATACAGTAGACGTATTTctgaaaatttgaaattgatttgaAAACGGATTggcaacaaaatgtttttgcctTTTTACCAAACTTGACTTAATCTCAAAAACTAAATTAGATTTGTGATTTTATCGTCGTCAAGTCTAGAGAAGATAACGTCAAGCCTAGAGAAGATAAGAATTTACAACTGGATTGCAAATAAATTCAGATGAAAAAAAACGTTACAAAAGAAGAACAAATGTATCCATTAAAGAGGTTATTATAAGGCGTAGCCGAGCCGTTGCCTGATAATTGGCCCTCATGCTCAAAAAGCCAATCGACTACGTCTCGGGCCGTGATGAGACACTCGGACCAGTTATCAGCAACGGCCCGGCTTGGCCACACATACAAATTAGAGTCCGTAGATTCATTTGCCGGCATTTTACGTTGGGTAAACGGGCCCTTGTGCCCCCCTCTAGATCCGCCACTGGAACATTCAGCCTGCTTGCggttgtatataatatatatatatttgagatGCATGCAGTTATAAGTTATTTATGTGATCAGTAGCCAGTTGCgcatttattacaaaaagaGATAAAGGCTTACAATGAGATTAAgtgagttttgtttttgttttatttacattggtGATTCGACTGATTACTGAACAGTTTCTTCACTTAACTTTAATAATTGAATTCAATCAAGTATGAAAATGCCAGTTCTAAGCAAACCATTGAAATTtgcttgtattgttttattttaaatataagaattagagaacaattgtttgtttgagtGTCAGGTCGCAATAGAAAAATTGAGATGAATGTTGAGGTTCCTTCATTTGACTTAAAGGTGCACATTACAGATtgaagcaaaataaaatattactgcAGATTAAAATTTACTCTTATCTTATAACTTTTGTCAAATTTGCCCCCATAGGGTAATTTTATCCCCATGGGTATTGGTTATTTTTTATGTGACATGCATGCCATACCATTACATTGCAGGATTGATCAGAAGGGCAAAATGGTTTGTCCTTGTCTGTCTGGTCGGCTTTGTCATCTTTTTTCGCACTCAATACAATCTTCAAATCAATACGGAAGACTTCACTCAAATACACGTACCACATGTACAGAACGAGTCCATTTTGGTGCATGAAGTCGATGACCCTTATGTTGGTAATACTGTTAAAGACttgatatttattatcttttatgTGCACAATAATGTATGTCAAAGGTATTTTTTCACACATTTCGTTGTTTGCAAACAGTTTAAATTGAATCGAGTTATTATTTTCACGATTTTTAAACACCAACAAGTCAAGCCAGTGATTGCACAGAATTGTGGAAATGCAAAGcttaaataattgcattttacgataaaatataagtatgttcTTTCACAATTGTTCGCACAAATTACGTCTTGTTTAAACTTCCTACATCAGCATCTTATCACATTTACTATCTGTCTGTAATCATTACActtataaatgatatttgttgatgtttgacatgataaaacataagagtatctttaaagggactagacaccagatgatacaactgCAAGCAAAAAAGGAAattcttacataaaattgataagtTGTGTACAGcgcattttatattaattactgatgtatcacatcgcttacgaaaTAAGGAATGTACATTTCGAAGTTTGTGCGTATTTTTCAAATTGGAAATGAACCGGGTTTGTCTACCAAGTTAATCCCAGGTACACTTATATGTACTAATCAAATGACTTtaacatgctaaatatacacaataaattgggaaaccattatttgctatttttaaaaaggtaaactcagctgagacagcgacaaaatattaatttagtgTAATATGGTGTAACATCGGCCTCATACTAACTCGTATTGACAAGTCTAGTCTTCTTTTTAAGATATACTGTACTTTCCCGAGTGTTGGACCTACTGGTGTCTAGTTCCTTTAACAGCGTTTGTTGATACTAACTTTATATTACACAGCATATcataacatattgtttattcaGCATTTAACGTTACCATAGCcatagttcatagccataaagCATGTACAACACATCGTCGTAAATGGCAAAGTCATGGTCAACATATaagtataaacaatatatattgttttgttttttttctacaatctgatattatacatttgtttcgTTGGCGAATGGCAAATATAAGATTTAAAGTATATTCTACttaaattgtatatgtttaCTGTCCATAGAAAAAGGAATAAGCCCTATGTACATTTATGAGTAATGTATTCAGTCAATAAAgtcaaacaataacattataacagGACAATGAGATTCGTTAAATCAATTTCCCATTCATTAGGCGCTTGCACCcaattacatattttatgtttcaggAAGTCAACAAATGCAACATAACTGCTCTGAATGGTTCGAAGACaactttcatttgaatattgaacGAGTAAAATTGTACCAGAACATGCATGATAAACGCGTCAACAACACACTGAAGTCGTCGGAGCACTTCCAGGATGTGCGTTTTCCGGTCATCGTTACGGCTGCCAGCCGAGATTTTTTCGACATAAGTCAAGGTCTTATTCAGAGTATCTACGTTCATCTTGTACCAAAATATGAAGATGTGAAGCTCATATACTACGACATGGGACTCACTGAATTGCAACGAAACATTGTAAGTATTACTTCTGTAAGTATTTTGTATCTGTACTTAGTTTAAATTCATTGCTAGTGAATTGTATCAAGCATAACTATTTAAGATTCC is from Mya arenaria isolate MELC-2E11 chromosome 9, ASM2691426v1 and encodes:
- the LOC128203782 gene encoding uncharacterized protein LOC128203782 isoform X4 — its product is MLATARRRGLVHIYHSLSRGSISRCLRGLIRRAKWFVLVCLVGFVIFFRTQYNLQINTEDFTQIHVPHVQNESILVHEVDDPYVGSQQMQHNCSEWFEDNFHLNIERVKLYQNMHDKRVNNTLKSSEHFQDVRFPVIVTAASRDFFDISQGLIQSIYVHLVPKYEDVKLIYYDMGLTELQRNIFSNVPVPKLSSPRAEFEDLYMETSYCQGAPSELLVGVVGRHISEIFIK